In the genome of Drosophila subpulchrella strain 33 F10 #4 breed RU33 chromosome 2L, RU_Dsub_v1.1 Primary Assembly, whole genome shotgun sequence, one region contains:
- the LOC119548517 gene encoding annulin-like translates to TDVTSSEVLSVEKVDLCLDDNHDNHHTSHFYSATEKEALIVRRGEPFRLKIHFNRDYSPSKDAISFIFTVADDTKPSPGHGTLNALVPHDGIDHLGDTLEWGAGIESHEGQTLTVLIKPPSTCPVTEWKLDIDTKLLGDGSRSYPLPLPIYVLFNPWCPDDQVYLEDRDQRKEYVMHDTTLIWRGSYNRLRPSVWKIGQFERHVLECSLKVLGTVGRIPPAYRGDPVRVARALSALVNSVDDDGVLLGNWSEDFSGGVAPTKWTGSVEILQQFHKTQKTVKFAQCWNFSGVLATIARSLGIPARIITCYSSAHDTQASLTVDVFIDSNNKKLDAETTDSIWNYHVWNELWMQRPDLGTPKSGRCIQSSPTGQHGTFDGWQVVDATPQEASDDMYRVGPASVSAVKNGDILRPFDGGFVFAEVNADKLYWRYNGPSQPLKLLRKDTLAIGHLISTKAVLKWEREDITDTYKHAERSEEKRSTMLKALKQSRHAFSRYYLNDNFNDIEFDMELKDDIKIGESFSVILKVTNKSDSRTHLATGQISCDAVLYTGVGAVEVKTLGFELDLQPESSEYVRMEVIFEEYFDKLSSQASFQISAAAKVKDTDYDYYAQDDFRVRKPDIKFQMGETGIVAQKELDVILRLENPLPIPLHKGVFTVEGPGIEQPLKFKIAEIPVNGIAAATFKYTPPYAGRGTMLAKFTSKELDDVDGYKHYEIEHRPEDLLQPNGSHRRSNIIRRRTDVIA, encoded by the exons ACAGATGTCACGAGCTCAGAGGTTCTGAGCGTTGAGAAAGTAGATCTCTGCCTGGACGACAACCATGATAATCACCACACTAGTCACTTCTACTCGGCAACTGAAAAGGAAGCCCTAATCGTGAGGAGAGGAGAGCCTTTCAGGCTAAAGATCCATTTCAACAGAGACTACAGCCCCAGCAAGGATGCAATCAGCTTCATTTTCACGGTGGCGGATGACACCAAGCCCAGTCCTGGTCACGGGACACTCAATGCCCTTGTTCCCCATGATGGCATCGATCATTTGGGGGACACTCTGGAATGGGGGGCTGGCATCGAATCGCATGAAGGTCAAACACTTACCGTGCTGATCAAACCGCCCTCCACCTGTCCTGTGACAGAGTGGAAGTTGGACATCGACACAAAGCTGCTGGGAGACGGATCGAGGAGTTATCCCCTCCCTCTGCCCATCTATGTGCTCTTCAATCCCTGGTGTCCGGATGATCAGGTCTATCTCGAGGACCGTGACCAGCGCAAGGAGTACGTGATGCACGATACCACTCTCATTTGGAGGGGATCCTACAACAGACTGCGGCCCTCGGTTTGGAAAATCGGACAATTCGAACGTCATGTGCTGGAGTGCAGCTTGAAGGTCCTGGGAACTGTGGGCAGGATTCCGCCAGCCTACAGAGGTGATCCAGTAAGAGTTGCTCGGGCTTTGTCCGCTCTGGTGAACTCGGTGGATGACGATGGTGTCCTACTGGGAAATTGGTCGGAAGATTTCTCCGGTGGTGTGGCGCCCACCAAGTGGACCGGATCTGTGGAGATACTTCAGCAATTCCACAAAACCCAAAAAACCGTGAAGTTCGCACAGTGCTGGAATTTCAGCGGTGTCCTGGCCACCATCGCCAGGAGCTTGGGAATACCGGCTAGGATCATCACATGCTACTCCTCCGCTCACGATACCCAAGCCTCCCTGACCGTGGATGTTTTCATAGACTCGAACAACAAGAAGTTGGATGCGGAGACCACGGACTCGATTTGGAACTACCACGTGTGGAACGAGCTTTGGATGCAGCGACCAGACTTGGGCACTCCCAAGTCTGGTCGCTGCATCCAAAGCTCGCCCACTGGCCAGCATGGCACCTTCGATGGCTGGCAAGTGGTGGACGCCACTCCGCAGGAGGCCTCCGATGATATGTATCGAGTGGGTCCGGCTTCAGTTTCGGCAGTGAAAAACGGCGACATTCTAAGACCTTTCGATGGTGGCTTTGTCTTCGCGGAGGTGAATGCAGATAAGCTCTACTGGCGCTACAACGGACCTAGTCAGCCGCTGAAGCTCCTAAGAAAGGATACCCTGGCTATAGGACATCTGATCAGCACTAAAGCAGTTCTCAAATGGGAGCGAGAGGACATCACTGATACCTATAAGCACGCAGAGCGTTCGGAAGAAAAAAGAAGCACTATGCTCAAGGCCCTCAAGCAATCCCGACATGCCTTCAGTAGATACTACTTGAACGACAATTTTAATGACATAGAGTTCGATATGGAGCTAAAAGACGACATTAAGATTGGGGAGAGCTTCAGTGTGATCCTGAAGGTGACCAATAAAAGCGATAGTCGCACCCACCTGGCTACGGGTCAAATCAGTTGCGATGCCGTCCTGTACACCGGAGTTGGTGCAGTGGAGGTCAAGACCTTGGGCTTCGAACTGGACCTGCAGCCCGAGAGCAGCGAATACGTTCGCATGGAGGTTATCTTTGAGGAGTACTTCGACAAGCTGTCCTCGCAGGCCTCCTTCCAGATTTCCGCTGCCGCCAAGGTTAAGGACACCGACTACGATTACTACGCCCAGGATGATTTCCGAGTGCGCAAGCCGGACATTAAGTTCCAGATGGGGGAGACTGGCATCGTGGCCCAAAAGGAGCTGGATGTTATTCTGCGCTTAGAGAATCCGCTGCCCATTCCTCTGCACAAGGGTGTGTTTACAGTGGAGGGGCCGGGCATCGAGCAGCCTCTGAAGTTTAAG ATCGCCGAAATTCCGGTAAATGGCATTGCGGCCGCTACCTTCAAATACACCCCGCCCTATGCGGGGCGTGGCACAATGCTGGCCAAGTTTACTTCCAAAGAACTGGATGATGTGGATGGCTATAAACACTATGAAATTGAGCACCGACCGGAGGATCTGCTGCAACCCAATGGAAGCCACCGAAGGAGCAACATCATCCGCAGACGCACCGATGTTATAGCCTAA